The sequence below is a genomic window from Sneathiella marina.
TTTCTTTGGCTTGCTCGGTCCCAACGGGGCCGGGAAATCGACGCTGATCAATATCATTGCCGGGCTGGTCAATAAAACCAGCGGCACCGTCAGTATCTGCGGGTACGATACCGACGCCAGCATGCGCGCCGCCCGCAGTGCCATCGGTGTCGTCCCCCAGGAGCTTAATCTCGATGCCTTCTTCACGCCGCGCGAAGTCATGGAATTCCAGGCGGGTTTGTACGGGGTGCCGAAATCCCGCCGCCGCACCGATGAAATCCTCACCGCCATGGGTCTGGATGACAAGGCCGATGTCTATGCCCGCACCCTGTCAGGCGGGATGCGCCGGCGCTTGCTGGTGGCCAAGGCCATGGTCCATAACCCGCAAGTCCTCATTCTCGATGAGCCAACCGCCGGTGTGGATATCGAGCTCCGCCAGCAGCTGTGGGAATATATCAAAGACCTCAATGACACCGGCACCACGGTTATCCTGACCACCCATTATCTGGAAGAAGCCGAAGAACTGTGTGATACCATCGCCATTATCAATCACGGCGAGGTCGTCGCTTGCGAACCGACGGAAACCCTGCTTGGCAAACTGGACAAGAAAAATGTCAGCATGGTGCTCAGTCACGATATCGAGGAAGTCCCCGCTTACCTGGCCAATTTCGATGCCCATCTCAGTCACGGCCGCCGGTTGAGTATTTCCTACCGGCCCAGCGAAACCGAAATGTCCGAAATCCTGAAAGCCGTCACCGATGGCGGCCTGACCATTGTCGATATGACAACGGCAGAGCCGGATCTGGAAGATGCCTTCCTGCAAATGACCTCGTCAAAGTAATTGTGATCACGTTCCAGCCGTTTGTTGTTTGCATTCGGGCGTCCACGGGAATATCCTCTTTGTCTCAATTCATTTGAACATAAGAGGACCCCATGACTATTCAGCTCGGAGACGTCGTACCTGATTTTACCCAGAAATCAACGGAAGGCGATATCAGCTTTCACAACTGGATCGGAGATGGATGGGCCATTTTATTCTCCCACCCGAAAGATTTCACGCCCGTCTGCACAACGGAACTGGCAGAAGTCGCGCGGTTGAAGCCAGAATTCGAAAAGCGCAACATGAAACCCATTGCCCTCAGCGTCGATAGTGTCGATAGCCACCAGGGCTGGCTGGCCGATATCAAGGAAACACAGGGCAGCGCCGTCAATTACCCGATCCTGGCCGATGCGGACCGCACTGTCTCCGATTTATACGGCATGATCCACCCCAATGCCGATGACACCCTCACCGTTCGCTCGGTCTTTATCATCGATCCCAACAAGAAACTGCGGCTTACCCTGACCTATCCGGCCAGTACGGGCCGTAACTTTGACGAGATCCTGCGGGTTATCGATAGCCTGCAATTGACAGAATATCACAAGGTCGCCACACCGGTGAACTGGCAGGACGGCGATGACTGTGTCATCGTTCCGGCCATTACCGACCCCGACCAGATGAAGGAATTGTTCCCCAAAGGCTGGAAAGAGCTCAAGCCTTATTTGAGAATGACACCTCAACCCAACAAGTAACCCGCCGATACCCGAAAAAGCCAGACCTCGACCCGGTCTGGCTTTTTTTCGTTGGCTTCTTTGGCCAGCTTCATGGCATATTGATGGAAATCAAACAATAAAGGGATGGAACATGGTAGCGACTTTATATGGCGGCGGGGATGTATTTGACGGAACTGGCACGCTCCATAAAAACCACTCGGTCCTGGTTGAGGGTGACACCATTCAGCAGGTTGCTCCAGCTGAAGCCTTTGCTGATTTTCAAGGGACCATGGTGGATACCAGCGGCGGCACGCTCATGCCCGGCATAGCCGATTGTCATGTCCATCTCGTCTACAAGGGCGAAGCGGACCCGCGCGGCAGCATAGAAGGTGTAAATCCCGGAGAAATAACCCTACGGGTGCTCGAAAATGCTCAAACCTCCTTAAAAGCGGGTATCACGGCTGTCCGCGATTGCGGCGGACGCGAATATCTTGAATTTCCGGTTCGTGACGGCTGCAATAATGGCCGGTTCCTGGGTCCGAATATTCTGGCCTCCGGGAAAATGATCTGCATGACCGGAGGTCATGGCAACAGAAGCGGCCGGGTCGCTGATGGCTGTGACGAGGTTGTTAAGGCAGTCCGGGAACAAATCCATGCCGGCAGTGACCTGATTAAAATCATGGCGACCGGCGGTGTCATGACCCCAGGCGTCAACCCTGAAGATGCCCATTATAGCGCGGATGAAATGCGCGTTGGCGTCGGCGAAGCCCGGCGTTTTCACAAAACATCGGCCAGTCACGCTCAAGGGGCCGAAGGCATAATGAATGCTGTACTTGCTGGCATCACCTCCATTGAGCATGGCATCTTCATGGACCAGCAATGTCTGGACGCCATGCTAGAGCGGGGCACCTATCTTGTCCCGACTTTGGCCGCCGTCCAGAATATTCTCAACAACGCCGATAAGGGGATCGCAGATTATGTTGTCGAGAAATCGCGCCGTGTTTTTGAAAAACACCGCGAGAGCTTCAAGATGTTTTATGAAGCGGGCGGTAAAATTGCCATGGGAACCGATGCCGGCACCCCCTTCAACATGCATGGTGAAAATGCCATGGAACTGGCCTATATGGTCGATTGCGGCATGACGGCGATTGATGCTCTGACCGCCAGCACGTCGGTGGCCCATTCCCTGATGGAACTCGACGACCGGGGCCAGATCAAGGCGGACTTCAAGGCCGACATGATTATTGTCAACGGCAATCCGGCAGAAGACATCCTGATGGCAGCTGAATCTGCCAACCATCGCAGCGTCATCAAAAACGGAAAACAAGTGAATTTATAGGAATTCACGGCCCAAGCGCGGTGACAACAGGTGCTTGCCGCCGCGCTTGACTATCCTATATTATCGGGTGATTGGTTCAGGCAGTTGAAAGGAGAGCTCAATGCCCATGCAAACCGACCTTCTCCGACTAAAACAGCAATCGGAAAGAAAACACACCCGCACGCGTTCCGAAGCCGCTTTGAAGAAAACCGCGAAAGACGATTTTTCCAGGGATCTGGCTCAATCCGTGACCTCTAATCAGGAAACAGCGATCAGAAAAACCAAGGTAAAAATCCTGCAGCGCCATTGATCCGCAGCCATCATGTGGCTGTGTGCAGAATTAACACCGGAAACCGTTGCACTTGGCCAACAGTTGGGTTATAGCAAAGGCCCTATCTCAGCACCCGTAGCTCAGCTGGATAGAGCGCTGCCCTCCGAAGGCAGAGGTCACACGTTCGAATCGTGTCGGGTGCGCCAATCTTTTCAATGACTTAGATTAATTCATTGCTAGTACGTTTTTAGCTAGCAATCACATAGCAATCACGCGACATGCATAAAATGGCTCACTAAAATTGATTTTGCCGATTATACGACAAGCCAGGATTGCATACACATTTCTATTGACCGCTTACCCTCCAGATACAGACATAATAGGAAATCATTAAACACTTCCGCTACGCGCCAGAAACAGAAGTAAAGGCCTGAGTGTCAACGTCAGCTTTGTCTGCTGACATGCCGATCAAAGGAACCTTCTAACCCGTGCCGCATAGTCTTCGAAATTAGCTCCATATTGATTCTTGAGCCATGGTTCTTCCGCAAATGGTGCTGCGATGAGAACGGCGATTGTCCCAATCCCGACAAGCACGACCCAAAATGCGGATGAAAGAACAATCCAGCCGATGACTATTGCAATATCGGCCAAGTATTGAGGGTTTCTGGAATAGCGATACATGCCAGCCGTTCGTAGCGACCCCTTCGCTCCGCCTGTTTGAGGTATGCCAAAGTGCAAAACCTCTGACCAGACTACGATGCTGCCAATCAAGATAAGGGGTACCCCAACGCCGAAACGCAACCAGTCGGGAAGCGCGACGGTACGCCAGCCCCAAATCCCCAAGGCGATCAATACTCCAAAGAGCGAGAACGTTGGCACCCAGACAAATATAGGCGTCAGCGCGGTGTAGCGTTTTGGTGGCCACAAACGATGTGCGGGAAAACAAATCGACCATAGGATTGCAGCGAGTGTGACCGCTGCAATCCCAAGACCAAGAAGCAATAAAGCGTTCTGCATCATGCCTTCGCGTGTTCGTGCGTGATCATTTCCCGCCGTTCCGCGAGCGCCTGCCGTATGATCAGGAACGCCGATGACAGAAACAGAGATGCCATGATCGTTGCAACAATCAAGTCAGGCCATCCGGTTGCAGTCCCCCAAACGCCGAGGGCCGCAATCATTACCGCGACATTTCCAATGGCATCGTTGCGCGAACAGAGCCAAACCGAACGAACGTTGGCATCGCCGTCCTTGTACCGCACGAGCAGGAACACACTTGCAAGATTGGTCAACAACGCTAAAAGGCCAACCACCCCCATGATTTCTGCCGTCGGAACACCGACATAGAAGACGCGATAGACGGTCGATCCAAACACCCAAAGCCCCATCAAGAGAAGGCTAATGCCTTTGAAGAGCGCCGCATTCGTGCGGACACGGATTGAGGCGCCGATCACCGCGAGTGAAATGCCATAGGTCAGCGCATCGCCGGCAAAGTCGAGGGCGTCTGCTTGTAGCGCCTGTGACTTTGCCAGATGCCCCGCTGTCATCTCCACAACGAACATTGTCGCGTTCAACGCAATGACGATCCACAGCCGTCGTTTGTAATCATCAGAAACGCCATCAAACTTGGCGTCATTTCCGCAGCAACCCGCCATCGAGATTCCTCTTTCAAATCATGTCACTCATAATGTAATATCTCTAGTGACTAGAGGTTCAAGAGGTTTTTTAAATGTATTCAATTGGCGAGCTTTCGAAGCGCACACAGGTCAAGGTTCCAACAATCCGCTACTACGAGGAAATGGGCCTGTTAGCTGTCCCGGAACGAACGGACGGCAACCAAAGACGATACGATAAAGACGGATTGGAGCGATTGAGTTTTATCCGGCACGCCCGCAATCTAGGCTTTTCAATTGACGCAATCCTGTCACTGATCGAGCTGCAAGAACATCCAGACCGATCCTGTCAGGCAGCAAATGAAATTGCAGGTTCGCAGCTCGCGGGCGTGCGGGCAAAGATCCGAAAATTAAAGGCA
It includes:
- a CDS encoding metal-dependent hydrolase family protein; translation: MVATLYGGGDVFDGTGTLHKNHSVLVEGDTIQQVAPAEAFADFQGTMVDTSGGTLMPGIADCHVHLVYKGEADPRGSIEGVNPGEITLRVLENAQTSLKAGITAVRDCGGREYLEFPVRDGCNNGRFLGPNILASGKMICMTGGHGNRSGRVADGCDEVVKAVREQIHAGSDLIKIMATGGVMTPGVNPEDAHYSADEMRVGVGEARRFHKTSASHAQGAEGIMNAVLAGITSIEHGIFMDQQCLDAMLERGTYLVPTLAAVQNILNNADKGIADYVVEKSRRVFEKHRESFKMFYEAGGKIAMGTDAGTPFNMHGENAMELAYMVDCGMTAIDALTASTSVAHSLMELDDRGQIKADFKADMIIVNGNPAEDILMAAESANHRSVIKNGKQVNL
- a CDS encoding MerR family transcriptional regulator, whose product is MYSIGELSKRTQVKVPTIRYYEEMGLLAVPERTDGNQRRYDKDGLERLSFIRHARNLGFSIDAILSLIELQEHPDRSCQAANEIAGSQLAGVRAKIRKLKALEKELLRISKGCDGDGVSEHCYVLASLADHKLCDREH
- a CDS encoding cation transporter, coding for MAGCCGNDAKFDGVSDDYKRRLWIVIALNATMFVVEMTAGHLAKSQALQADALDFAGDALTYGISLAVIGASIRVRTNAALFKGISLLLMGLWVFGSTVYRVFYVGVPTAEIMGVVGLLALLTNLASVFLLVRYKDGDANVRSVWLCSRNDAIGNVAVMIAALGVWGTATGWPDLIVATIMASLFLSSAFLIIRQALAERREMITHEHAKA
- a CDS encoding ABC transporter ATP-binding protein; this encodes MQESHSLSAALEVRDLTKIYRIKGSTPDKEALKGINLDVPRGSFFGLLGPNGAGKSTLINIIAGLVNKTSGTVSICGYDTDASMRAARSAIGVVPQELNLDAFFTPREVMEFQAGLYGVPKSRRRTDEILTAMGLDDKADVYARTLSGGMRRRLLVAKAMVHNPQVLILDEPTAGVDIELRQQLWEYIKDLNDTGTTVILTTHYLEEAEELCDTIAIINHGEVVACEPTETLLGKLDKKNVSMVLSHDIEEVPAYLANFDAHLSHGRRLSISYRPSETEMSEILKAVTDGGLTIVDMTTAEPDLEDAFLQMTSSK
- a CDS encoding peroxiredoxin — encoded protein: MTIQLGDVVPDFTQKSTEGDISFHNWIGDGWAILFSHPKDFTPVCTTELAEVARLKPEFEKRNMKPIALSVDSVDSHQGWLADIKETQGSAVNYPILADADRTVSDLYGMIHPNADDTLTVRSVFIIDPNKKLRLTLTYPASTGRNFDEILRVIDSLQLTEYHKVATPVNWQDGDDCVIVPAITDPDQMKELFPKGWKELKPYLRMTPQPNK
- a CDS encoding methyltransferase family protein produces the protein MMQNALLLLGLGIAAVTLAAILWSICFPAHRLWPPKRYTALTPIFVWVPTFSLFGVLIALGIWGWRTVALPDWLRFGVGVPLILIGSIVVWSEVLHFGIPQTGGAKGSLRTAGMYRYSRNPQYLADIAIVIGWIVLSSAFWVVLVGIGTIAVLIAAPFAEEPWLKNQYGANFEDYAARVRRFL